The genomic segment GATCAGCATGCTATTCAACACACTGGAGAAGCCAGATGGTTCAGTGTTCCCCAGTGCACACAGTTGGAATGATTAAAAGCACAGTGCTCTGGCAAACACCTTAGCAGGTTGCTCCCAATCACTGCACATTAGTAACAGACGTTTGTAGTTAACACTTACACTCATAAAACTAATGACCACATAATGGTTTGATTATTGACCTGCCTACTTTTCTTGCACTTTGTGACGCATGCACTCGATAGCAGTGCATTCGATTATACACAGCCATAAAAAGTCTGAGTTTCTATTATTGTTAATTTACTACACTACCACAGATTTCAAACATACGGGGTTTTCATCTGGAACAAATTCACTCAGTTCAACTATGCCATCACTCCTCAGTATGCAAATCTCACATCACACCTGAGCCTCTCAAGTTATTTTGTGCATCCATCAACAGCATAATGCAGGTATTTTCTATGGAAAAATTGGCCGTAACATTCTGCCAGTGTTATAAAAGAATTATGAAACTTTTTACCCTGTGCCTGCTTAGCCCCAAAGAGTGACTTATAGGTAAACTCTAGTTGACTGAAGGTTACTCAAGGTTCAGTAAACAGCTACTTAGTATGAAACCCCGGACCTGTGTTCATTTACACCTTTTTAGTTTTCTAACTAATAGCAGCTGATTGCTGAGCTTATGTATCTTATTTGGTTGGTCATCTGCTGAGACTGGACTCAAATTCCAATGTTTTTATGTAGCATTCAGAAAATGTCCCATTATGTTGCATGAAATTCTTTGTCATTGCAAATCCTGTTGTTACTTGGCAAACTATAAAAACGTCTCAAGACATTAGGTTATCTGCTGTCGCTATTCATACAGTGgaaaagtgaagcagcagattTTGACAACACTCATCTTAAATTTAATGCAAATCTGTTTACTTACTGTGCAGTGGAAGACCATTATTGATTGTTCTGTATTGGCAAATGTCATATCCAGGCAAACATGAGGGGCATACAAGTTTACAAGCCACAAGAACAAATTTAATTAAGCCAGGCACACACTTAAAATTGCGGCTTATcttcaaaatataaatcagcACTGGCTAAGGTGAGACGTTCatctcacctccacctcccatTTCTCCGACAGGatttaaatcacttaaaagCAAGCTGATATTCTATTATTGTCAACAAATTATTGTGGGCTTTGAGAAAATTCACTGTAAATGCTGCCAGATGCTGAGCATAATGCCACcgttaacatttttttttttttacttttgtcccCTAATTAAGAGCCTGTGTCTCTCAGCTGCAGTTGTTAATGGAAACAGCACAGTAATAATCAAAGCCTGATGACAGCACCTCACAGGCACAGCTACAGATGGTCCTCTCCATGGTTCTAACAATGCCTGCATCACTTTATAGTGGGCTATTTTTAGAGCGctggaaaaatgaaatgacagacTTTTCATTATGAGACTAGATGACCTTTGCAAATGTATGAGATGATTGAACGGAGATTACAGTTGATTATCTCTGGAGGCATTGACATGCAGACATGCAAGGCGTTTCAGTTTACATTAGGCcttttctttgttggtttacGACCAACAAAGCAGCCTTGCATTCACTAGTAGTTCAAGTACAAGAACTTTGAAACCAACTAAATGTTCTTGCAAAATTATATTGGAAGATTAAGTGCACAATTTGTTGACGTTCATTTCATGTATACACAACAACCTACACATTTCACAGTGTGGGTTggaaaaagtatgtgaacccCCTCGGCTACTGATGCCTGTGCCTTACAGGAAATACATCTCAGTAGACTTGTTCTCTCTTActcgtcttctaccactttatcctccacatggtcGTGGGGGGCGCTGGTGCTAATGTCAGCTGTCCTAGgccaaaaggcagggtacaccatggacatttcgccagtccatcacagggccacatatagagacaaataacccTCCACAAGTAGTTTGTTTGTTCTCAATAAACAAACTTTCTATAATTTATTGTGTGTGGATGCTGTAAAAGCTCTTCTTACATACTAATACTAATGTTCACACATACAGATCCATCTCTATCCCATCCTCTAATTAccaaaaaagtagaaaaaagaaaagaaaaaaaaaagagagagacaatatAAACAATCTTGGCCTTTTCAAATGATAGATGGTGTGTCAGCTTTGACAATATCCTCATAACAAATCTGATAAGGGTGTTGTTAGGTGGGGTTGCCAAATCGTCCAAAAGGTTCCCTCCTGGCAATGCACAAacctatttttttaattgctatTAGATAACCAATTGCTGAAGGGTTCCTACTAAACAACAAACCTTACTATGCCACAGCACTActggaaaaaaatgatgtgtgcACTGATGAAACGAAGGCAGAATTATATGGAAAGAACATGCAGCCCTACATTTGGCGGTGGGGGAAGAGCACTGCATACAAATATGAAGACATCCCACTGGATTCTTCCAGCATAAAATCAAGGTGGCTGTCTGCCAGCTGAAGATCAGCAAATGTTAGGTGTTGCAGGATTCCATGAACAGTtctgtaaaaaataattgttcAAAATGTCCTCTTGGCGTCAACAGAAGGTTGGGTTATTGCTGACCATTTATTTAATGCGAGGGATCATacgcaaaaacaaacaatcaagaaaataataattacacatgtatgtgtgtcacCAGCACTATGAATGTCTTAGGACTGTGTtcagtatacagtatgtttcatattttattttgactcaAAAGCGTATAGTTGTTTTTGGGTTAGTAGCTTAAGCAGATTGTTTAGTCCTCTTGACTGAGGAATACTCCACATTATCTTTCTTACCACTGTAACTCAAACTGGACAAAATCTGTATTTTAATGAGTTTGGATCCGTGCTTTTAAAACTAGCtagtgattaaatatttgatttactttcactttcataTTTGATACGGTATTCTGCTTCTTTTGAGAGGACTTGGACATATGCACATagtgtttttcaacattttatccTCAGTGGTCTGGAGATAAAAGTGATTGAAGAAGTCTCCAGGTGTGGATCTTGCTGGAACACAAGATTCAGACCATCCCGAAAGCAAAGTGCTGTGCTATTTGAATAGAACTTACAAGTTTGGGACATAGTGACTTGATGAAAGGCATGAGCACAGTATTTGTTGAAATGTAAATTCAATGGTACTAGGTGATGCATTTATAAAATGTCCTTCTTTCGTTGTTTTTAAGGAGTATGCAGATTTCCAGTATAGACGGAGACATCGGCAGCGGAGGCGAGGTGACATGTCTAGTCTGCGTAGCAATACACCTGATCCTGATGACCCCAGCGACAGCATTTTAGGTACCCTAGTGATTATACAACAGTCTCCCTCTGTGGATTCCTTCTGTCGTTTATTGCTGATGGAccgggttgttttttttttttgcattttatttgcacatttaaatTCTTCATTAAAGCTACAATATGCAGGTTCAGGAAAGTAAATGTATCCTCCCTGTCCTTCACCTACAATCCTTATCATGTATGCCGTCtcagctaatgctaatgctaatgcaaaTTAGgtatacagacaaaaaaatcacacctACTCAAGATCAACAAGCCAATATTCCAATCTATCAGTGTCATCCACCACAGcgcagttttgtttttggctgtgCAGAGTGAAAGATGGACAGTCTCCCGCTTTTAAGCCATCTAAAACATTCTGTTTTGCCAAGAAGGATTAATTGATTTCAGATAAAGATACCAAATCACTGAATATCCTGCTAAAATGCTGAATGCACATGCTCTGCGATGTTCCGGTTACCGATTTTGctgtgttcattaaaatgaGGATGTTTCCCTGAACATAAAGTGCAGCTGTAAAGTTTTAGATTAGTGAcagtgataatgatgatgatgatgatttcttGTTCTTCATAGATGCACAGGATATCGGAGGTGGACGAAGACAAGGCACGCTGATGGTGAGAACACATGCTCCCATTTTTATCTCAACCCAAGGCCTTTGGCCTCAGAGCCAGTGAAACTTTTAAACGACTTAAGATGAGGAAAAAAGTTGAGCGTAATTGTAATTGAACTCATTTCTGGGGCTTTTTGTCTCTGTGGCTTGATAATGATGCCATATTTAATTTAGATAAGTCTTTTAAAGAGGAAGGTTTTAAAAATTTAATGCATTGTATTTTTTAGACTGTTAAATTATACAAAGattggaggaggaaaaaaatgggagaaaatTGAGCCATTTAGTGAAATGAGGCCATAGAAGCTAATTTACAGAACTACATAGGACTGTAAGGCACATTTTAATGATGGCATGTGTATGGTCACAGATTTAGCCCAAGTCTTCCTAATGTCAAAACTGAAATTATCCATTGTTGTCCcaaaactgttaaaatgttattacacTGTGTGACCAGGTGACACCCTCATTCATCATTACTGACATGAGCACTGGGCGAAGGAGACTAACTCACTATTATTCTATTGTATTTGTTGACAGCAAGAATATACAGCGTTGCCAACCGTGTCCAGTGGTGTGTCAGACtcataaaatgtaaacagtacaacaaaaacaatgcagcaGCGAAGAAAGATAGGTCAATAGGTATAGATGTTACATAGCACATTTTCATCAGCAATTTTAATCTTTGCTAAGAGGTTGTGCAGGTTTAAGTTCAACTGCAGGTTTGAAACGGCTGCAGCTATAAATGGATCATATATGCTTGGACTGATTTCAGGTACTTAAAGTCACTGACACCGTGTATTCTTCGTTTTCCCGCAGGGTCTTGGTTCCTTAGATGACGACGACCCTAACATTTTACTGGCCATTCAGCTGTCACTCCAGGACTCTGGGCTGGCAGGGAGTGGGTCCAGCCATGAGGTTCTTGCTAATGAAGCCTCACTTGGAGCCATTGGCACATCCCTGCCTTCTAGGCTTGAACAGAGTGCTCCTGGTGTGGAGGTCCTCCCCAGAGCTTCTCTGAGCAGCTCAGAACTGCTGGAGCTGGGAGATAATTTAGTGAGACTTGGCAACATTAACATAAGCAGCCAGTATTCTGCTGCTACTACCTTAACCACCTCAGTACATCACTATGACAGTCACCATCGGGCCTATGGGGCCTCTTTGCCAATACCAATGGCTCCAGACAGTAGCTCATCAACAGGCATCTTCTCATCAAGTGACACGGTAGACTCGACTTCATGCAGCAACCACGACCAATCCTCATCCTCTGCATTAGCTGCAAACGCTAACCTGCTGGGCAACATCATGGCCTGGTTCCATGACATGAATCCTCAAAGTATCACCCTGGTTTCATCAACCTCCTCCGACACAGATTCAAACCTCGGTGCACTCCATACGGGTAGAGCCGTGTGTCCGCAAGAAGATGAGAAAGCTGGTGTTGTTGTCCTGCCTCAGGAAGTGATGGCAGAGGTGGGTTTCTGCTCTCAGAGACTTAGTGACCTGGAGGAAAGGCAAAAAGACGGCATTCTGGCTGAGAGGCCGACCCAGTTAGACCTAGTGGGGCTGGATACCACATCACTACCTTACATGGCCAGTCTTGACCCAAGCGCAGACCGCCCAGCTGAGCATGGAGGCCCAAAGGTACGCCATGTCGACACTCCGCAATGTGACTCCGTCTCCGACCAGCTGCCCAGCACCAGCTCGTCTGAGTGGGAGGATCAAGTGCACCTGGtatgatttgattggctgagatggaaagaagctttttttttcttagaaagGCCAAAAACCACTAGATAAATAGTTTTGAGGATTGGTAGCTGTTTTGGCGGAATGTAAACAGACTGAAGAATGTGTCAGTTCATATTTGGTTGGGGACAAAGTTTTTTGACACTTGTAGTCCTCTCAGGACTGTAAAGACAGTCGTGACATCAACCAACCCACCTGGACACAATAAACTAATAAAGGAGGGAAAACATTCTGTTTCAAATTTCAGTTATATATTTACTAAAATTGACTTTTgatagaaataagaaaaaatagttttttcctGGAAGAGAAGGAAGCGAGGCGATCTGAGATTTAGATACTTAAGCCTTgtgcagatttttttgtttcccacTGGATTAAAAGCCTACTGTTTGTGTCTGAATCAGGTCTGAGGGAGATTTCCCTCTCTACACAGGGATTAATATCCAATTTTCATCCTGTAGTGTAAAGATTGTTGCTCCTGCCCATATCTGCCTATATTATAGGTGCCAAACACTGACTAGCAAAAGCACAGTTTGCAGTCACCAAGTGGATTATTCAAAGAAAATTGTGCCTGTTAAATACAGTCGACTGAATGACTCAGCTAAACTCTAATGTGAAAAGTCTCTAGCCATATTTTTAAGATTGCGACTGcttgaaatttaaatttaaactccAAGCGCTGTAGTGTGCTGcttaaaactgtagtttaaaggCCATAATGGTTTTCATAATGTGAAACACTCACAGAATTCAACGCATAAGCCACTCGGCTCCGAAACATTTCAAGATGGACCTgacggtgtttttttttcctctcaaagcCTCAATTCAAAAACACTTTGAATAGGAACTGTCACAAGaactccaaaaacaacaaacactgacagaccCAGAGGGGCTGCTCAGCATCAGTCACCTTTGTAACGGCATATTCTGACACCCACTGTAGCTTATcgtaattaatcaattaatgaatgaatgaattaattaatgttCGAGTACTGCAACTGAATGACGTGTGATGAAGTGAACAGATTTCCGTAAATAAATCAAACCACCCCTAGGTCACTGTAATTAATCTCTTGGTCCAATGTaagtgaaacaaaagaaaagctttGTCCTGGACTGCAGGGTAATACGTGGAGTATAGATGAATGTGTGttgcctctcacacacacatgaagggTCCCATGTTTTTGAAGCAGTTCTCTACACATTTAGAGATACAGTGCCTTTATGTCAATCACCATTATTTTATCCTTCTTTCAcacattagttttttttctgagtGCTAATTACACAGTATTTatagtgtaaacaaacaaacacctgttaccttaaaagttgtttttctcaCATAAAGTTTGTAGTGTGCAAGTATGAACTCTTTGATttttaaacaggaaaacaaaaacacaacaaaaatagtAGCAGGggatgttttgtttattatagaGGTATTAGCAGTTAACACTGACTTCATATGATTTGCTATAATGGGTAACAGTGGTTTATGGCATACTTTTCAAAATCTCTTTGAAAAAACCCCCGTTTTATTTCTTGCTTCTTTGTGCAGCAGAGTTTTTCTGTGgtttagaaaagaaaatcactgtaTTGATTTTAGTTGACCCACTGTAAGTGTATCATGTATAGTACCTGACATACCTGAAGACACTAAAATGGAGGAAAGTTGCAATATAAGGTAggtatttatttgaaattacATTTGATCTGCTCAAGAAAAACTGAGTGTGAATAACCAATATGAAATGAATACATCagtgtttcatatttttgtacAAACTAAAGTAAACAATGTCTTTAATTCAGCAATCAATGAAAGCTTTGAGAAGCTGTGAAACTTTGGAGTGCCAAACGGCTAGATGGGCTAACTTTGTTGGTCCTGTTAATGTAAGTGGATTAAACAGAGGAGATAACACGTTGCCCCTTTTTTGTGTAAAGACGACGCTGCGCTGAAATGGGTAAATGGAGTTTGTTCTTCCTCTAATGTCCaggtgattttatttcaagatgGCATCTAATATTTTGTAACTCCTTTTAGGTTTTCTATTGTGAAGCAACTAATCCTTGAAATGCTATTTGCACTTTCATAGTCTATACTTGATACATTCCCTctttatatgaaaaaaaacaaacaacgttGATGTATGATGCCAATAAACTTTGTGTTGAGTTTTAATGTGTGGTTTGTATACCTTTGGATGAGTGcgttttgaattgaattgatcaTTGagatactatattatactacaGTACATCAGTAATTTCACACAGCAACCAGTGCGATGTATGGGAGTGTTAAAGCTGCTCGATTCTGTTTTCTGGAATCTGGGTTAGAAATTAGACAAGCTGAAAACGTCCAGACCACAGGGAGTCTGAGCtcctttctgtttgtttctaatTCAGGTTTCTTGTTTAAGGAACACTAGTCAAATTCAACAGGAATGAATATTGAATGCACTAAAATACAATGTTTGTAGAAATGTAACTATGGTATACTATTAAAATCtcaaaaagcacaaaacaaaacatgaacacacactgtattatAGCAGAACATACGTTTCTGTATCTTGACTGCACCCTCCTGTCTTAGTTAAATACGACGGTCACTTGCAGCACACTGTTGTCTGCATCAGCGGCAGAGGCcgatgagctgcagcagcagcaagaacaTAGTGACAATGTCCAAATAGAGGTTCAGAGCTGCAAACACATACTCCTCAGGAGACACTTCATACTTTCTGTGTTTCCCACCCAGGATAAGCTGTGTATCAAACACCAAGTACTgcaggagaaacagagagatgaAACACGTCTGAAGTCAGATGACAGAGCAACGGTTACAGAATCGAAAGTAAACACGGGCAGTAGTCCTTATCTCTCAGAGATAAACAGCCCCATATGAAATGATAGTGAGCGCGGTGCAGCTCAAAGTAAGATGTGACTGCCGTCTGACGGCCTGCTCATCTCTGTGTGTCGTCGCTGTTTGTTCCACCAGCTGATGAGATGGGTCACAACATTTACTGTTAGTGCCACAGGCACACAGAGAGattgctgtgaaaatgaagcCCACCGCTGTTAAGCGGTGCATAATTGAAATTAAAGGGCACAAGGACATCACAGTCCCTCTGTTGATACTAACCACTGTGACAAACAGTGGTAGCAGGCTGCTCAGCCCTGGGATCAAATCTTACATCACATACACTCACTTGACATTAAAACTTCTTCGGTGgcgctttctttcttttcaaaagGTCATTTTCACTGGGTTCTCATTTCGACCACTTGTGCAGAATATTCTGTCAGGCAACAGAGTGTACTTACTAATGAAAACAGCAGGGTTCCCAGGCAGGCATATAATATGTAGAGATACTGTTGAAAGAAGTAAACATAAGTATATTCAGCAACACGTGTGCTGATTTGAGATCATTGCCAACAGAAACGAGAGGAACATCCATTCAAGAAAACCCTTTTTTGGTATTTTCTATCTTACTGATGTCTGCTGCAGATACTTTTTGTCTCATCCATTAACtccacagatgaaaaaaaatgtgcacactTAAATCCCTTTTTCCATTTTAGTAAATATGATGGTAAAGGCTGATAAAGAGTGACCAGAATATCCTTCAAGATGGCAGAGTTTAttttctgttccagttcatGTGTCACATATGGCAGATTAAAATCAGTGGAGTGCTTAGTCTTGTAAATTTGCCGCTTAGGGCCGTCACAGTAAATGGCAAtgtacattaaaatgcatcagtCTGAGATCAGTGCAACTCCTGATAGGTTTGAATGTGTACGCTCTCTTCTTTATAACCTGCTCAGCTCACAGGTCAGTGCCACTACATCCTGGGAATAAAAGCAAGGAGGCTGTGTGTGCCATTAACCACATGCTGCTGCGGTGCATTTTAAAAGCCATTCTCACTGTAAACACACCGGCTGCTTGATTTACCTGCGATCGGAGAATTGCACAAAGCAATGCAAAGGAGAAGAGGGTCCAGGCAAACACCCACAAGCTCCCGTATGCTGCAGTGAAGTCCCACTGTTGCCAGAAAGGGGGGAGAAGAGAGCAACACTGAATGTGATGAGCCGCTCGAACAGAAAACCGTAGACAGAACATTTAAACTCATCACTGCCATGAGAGCCGGGGCGCTCAAGGTCGTCTGCATTGCAGCTCAGCTGAGGCACGGCAGTTTACTCAATGATTGAGACACATTGCCGCTTAACACGCAAGAATATCCTAATGATTCTGGATACAAAGCTCCCGGATAATTAATCAACAAGATGCAATGCAGGCATATGTGAGCGGAGGTGGTTTTTGTGGCCTGTGTGACCTTCTCACATTGACTGAAAAGAGAAACATGAACAGTGATTACCTGAGGAAATGCTGCGAGACATTTATATGGTGAcagaagcaaacaaaaagaCTCACACGAGACTGCACAGTGGAAACTGCTAAGCGAAAAGGTGCCGGAGACTGTAAGATCAACACAGAGTTATAAGATATAAACTTAATGTACACTCAACCAGTAAAACTATATTTATTATGGCCTCAGGGTCTATTTATGTCATAGTGTTATCTTAAATATGCAGGCTATTAAGCCCAAATGCATATGCCTCCCTGCTACAGACGAATAATGAGCAACAAGCATTTAACACCTAATATATTCCAGCTTAATCATTAGACACCTGCTCGCTTGATTTATCAAATCTTAGCAGAAGGAATAAAACTCTGCAGCCGTAAGTGGCAAAATGTGGGAAACTGCATTTAGAAGCAGTTGCAGGGACTTACAACTAAATTTGAATTTGGCCACAattatttgtcctttttttcctaaCTTTTGTTGTGAATATGAGCCAATTTATAGGCTTCGCTTTCTGTCATGAAATGGCTGCATAGTCTTTTTTCAAACAGTCCTCTCACAAATACAACATTCATGCGTCTATGCCAAGAAGCTGGGATTGATTTATGGGATTATATTGTGGACTGCTCTCGGTTCTGTAGCCattctgtctgtgttgataCTGATGAGATGATTCATTCAGTATGTCATTAACCAGCCCGTTAAAACCCAGTAAATACTTCAatcccaaaaacaaaaagcagtaATGAGTAATGAGACTTCTAAATGCAACTAAAATAGATTAACGCTATACACAACTTTTATCCAGTTGTTCACTTCAGTTTCTGTGTTTTAGATGAGATCAAGAAAttaattgttttgtctttatacGACTGCACAGAACACaccagaaataataataataataataataataataataataataatacatgttatTTATAAAGCAGACActtaacagaaaataaaataaatgaccttttaaacagtaaatacagtttatatCTGCATACAGACAAAAATGGAAGAGGAAGGGAATTTAAGTAAATAATCTAGGCTGTAAAGTCAAGATTTATAGTCGCAGCCTCGGGCAGCGTGACAGTCGGCCACGTCAGGGTTTAACTCTGTCCCACCACTGAACATCAGGAATTAACCTCGTCGCCAAATAGACTGATCTCAGCAGTAATCACAGTTTTGCCCGGACAGCAGACCCATCAGAGTTGAAACCACTGCTGATGACTGCATGTCGGAAACACTGCCGACACAGCTCAATATATACAGCATGCCATTGACTGCAGGGCAAAGCAGCCGCACTTCATGGAATTTTCCCTTTTGTGTGACAGGTGTTACCTTTGACTGCATAGCAAACACACTCAAGGCAAAGGACACCAGCGCTGTTGCCCCCACTGCCCACAGAACTGCTTCAGCATCAAATAACCTGCAGATGGAAATCagataaaatcagaaaaaaaaggaaatagcaCAAAAGCACCTCATAGTATCAGGTAAAGAAGATTCATGAactgtgggcttttttttttatctcaaaagTTTCTTTCCTGTAAgaaatgttcttattttttcatttaatagtctgtattatacagtatgtttcagGAAGGCACCTCCAGTGGATATGCACTACATTATGCATTTCCTAAGTTCCAGCTTCAGTTATGGCAATATCCCATAAATATGATCATTCCAATGCAGTATTGATAGTCAGGCCTCAGATGAAGCCTTTTCTGACAGATTGACATGCTTGTAAGAAAAATTACTCTCGATGGAAAAGGCAACTTATGTTAACAGGCCCTGGAACAGCAAGATTGGTTCTGAAACACTTGCGATGCTCCTGATTTATCTTCCGCTGGATCCAGCAGAATATAACTCCATGTGCTGCCACCAGCTGATCAGGTTTGATGGCTTCATCGCCCGACATGAACATACTATCCGATATGAGACAACGTGCGTCAGCATGTGCTTCACGGGATTCATCCCTggaaacaaacactcacactgtcacagaTCCGAGCATCAGGCCCTCTGCGATAGTctgagagagggtgagagaaatAGATAAGAGGAGAGCGGGTGAGTGAAATGGAAAGtaaacacaaaagtgaaaaaaaaaaacaaccacaacaacaaaaacaaactgtgaaatAGAGCAGGTGCAGTGGGGGTTTAATTTGATGCCTGGCTGGTACCGCTTCTACTCACAAACAGGCCCAGGGCAATGAAATTGAGGGGGACTTGACGACGGAGGTTGTCACAGCAGGACAAGGCCACGATGAGCACCATCACCACTGCCCTATTTCACACAGAATATAGAGTGTATCGTAAATagcaaaaaaacagactttcaaccggggggacaaaaaaacaaaaacacgctgTGTTCAATATGTGAATTCAGTATTTATGCAGCTGGGGTTCAGACGGGGGAGTGACAGTTTGTAATATACCTCTCTGGATTTCATGAGCAATATATTCATTCAGGTaactcatcaaaaaaaaaaagaaagaaaaagagatgagTTCATTGTCAAACTGGTTAAAACAAGAAAGCGTGCAATGTCGAGACAATGGAACTTACAACATGGTGTAGCAGAACCAGTAGGTGTCCAGTGCCCATATCCTGAGAGTGTCCCTGTTATTGCATAAGGAAAAGCAAGAGAGGGAGTGTTTAATAGAGGCAAGAGAATGattttatgaaatattaacagAGGAGGGAGCATTGTGCACATGGGAGCAGAATACAATTTATGAAAAGAAATTACAGTAGCGACGTTCGACCACATCTATTATACAAAACATATAAAGCTCTCACACTATTGCCAGCGAATAAATATATGGGAGAAATGCTCTTTTATTCTCTAGAAGCTTGTCTAGATGTGCATGTTTATGCTGATTTGTGCAGTTTGTGGGGACAACTGTGGTTGTACTGGCGCTTAAATGATGTTGGGTGCTCCTCATACACACTACACCGGTGGAGAGATGGATGGGTGTCTGTCATGGATTCTTAAAGAATGTAGCTTCTTTGTGTGACGGTACCTCACCAATATAGAAAAGCACAGATGATCCCGAC from the Solea senegalensis isolate Sse05_10M linkage group LG9, IFAPA_SoseM_1, whole genome shotgun sequence genome contains:
- the zgc:110410 gene encoding protein lifeguard 1, with translation MDQTKGSHSGEYGWGGPHPPPYNPQDYGQNSYTGVSYQVGGGNVAVITPPGTYDNMIHPEDVGAAGENQQYGQAPPVYSHGLEESVFSDAAIRRGFIRKVYLTLMIQLLVTVGIICAFLYWDTLRIWALDTYWFCYTMLAVVMVLIVALSCCDNLRRQVPLNFIALGLFTIAEGLMLGSVTVLFDAEAVLWAVGATALVSFALSVFAMQSKWDFTAAYGSLWVFAWTLFSFALLCAILRSQYLYILYACLGTLLFSLYLVFDTQLILGGKHRKYEVSPEEYVFAALNLYLDIVTMFLLLLQLIGLCR